The window TCCGAGACCGCCATCCGCTCGGTGCCCGCACCCTATGAGGACGCGGCGCTGGCGCTGGGCTCCACCCGGCTGCAGAGTATCTTCAAAGTGACCGTCCCCGCCGCCCGGAGCGGCATCGCCGCGGGCGCGGTGCTGGGCACGGGGCGCGCCATCGGCGAAGCCATGGCGGTCATCATGGTGGCCGGAAACGCCGCGATCCTGCCGTCGCTGCTAAAACCGGTGCGCCTGCTGACCGCCTCGATCCCCCTCGAGTGGGCCTACTCCGGCGGACTGCACCGGGAGGCGTTGTACGGAATAGGCCTCACGCTCTTCGTCTTCATTATGGTCATCAACATCGTGCTAAACCATATGATCAAAAAAGGCGGTGTGTCGCTTGACAGTTGAATCGGCCGGCATCGGCCCGATTGCCGTAAAGAAGCGGCGCGGCGGAGAGAAAGCGCTGTACGGCCTCATCTACCTGCTGTCGGCCGGTATCCTGGTGATGGTGCTGTACTTTGTCGTCTACATCCTGATCCGCGGCGTTCCCACAGTCACGCCCGCCTTTCTGACGACGGCGCCCAACCCGATTGAGAAAACCGTGGGCATTTTCCCCAGTCTGGTCAATACACTGTATATCATCCTCTTTTCCCTGCTCATCTCCGTCCCTTTTGGGGTGGGCGGCGCTATCTACCTGAACGAATACGCGAAACACCGGCGGCTCACGAGTCTCATCGAATTCGCCGCCGGCATCCTCTCCGGCGTCCCATCGATTTTGTACGGGATCTTCGGCTATGTGTTTTTCTGTGTGCTGCTGAACCTCAAGGTATCGCTGCTGGCAGGCGTGCTCACACTGACCATCATGGTGCTGCCGATCATCCTGCGGACGACCCAAGAGGCGCTCAGGGCCGTGCCGGTTTCCTACCGCGAGGGCGCGCTGGGCCTCGCGGCCGCCAAATGGCACATGATCCGGACTCTCCTGCTGCCCTGTTCGCTGCGGGGCGTCTTGGCCGGCGTTATCCTCTCGATTGGCCGCATGGTCAGCGAGAGCGCGGCACTGCTCCTCGTGGCCGGCGGCAGCGCCATGTACATGCCAACGGGCAGCCTGTTCGACCAATTGGCGAGTTCCGGCTCCACCCTCTCGGTCGAGCTGTACCGCTACGCCTATGCACGGGGCGACAACGAGACCGCCTTCGGCATCGCGGCGGTGCTGCTGCTCATCGTGATCACGCTGAATATCCTGACACGGCTCATCGCCAAACATTTGACCGTTAGCACTTCCTAATAGTGGGTGCTCTGAAGTTGTGGGTGTGCGCAAAATATACTATATGTATTTATGTGGCTGATATATGCTAATTGTTGTACGGGAGATGAGCGAGATGACGATGGGGGACGTGCGGACGGGGCGTGTACGGATTGGAGATGTGCGGGCAAAAGACGTCCGGGCGGCAGGTGCGCAAACGGGGGACGTGCGGACGGAGGGTGCGCAGGCGGCGGATGTGCGGCTGTATACGAAGGACCTGCACCTGTACTACGGCGACGTACACGCGCTGAAGGGCATCGACATGGAGGTCCGCGGGCACCATGTGACCGCACTGATCGGGCCCTCCGGTTGCGGGAAGTCCACCTGCCTGAAGACGCTGAACCGCATGAACGATGTGGTGCCGAAGGTCCGGATCACCGGTTCCGTCGTACTCGACGGGGAGGACGTCTACGGGAAGGCGGTGGATGTGACGGTGCTGCGCCGGAAGGTGGGCATGGTTTTTCAGGCGCCCAACCCCTTCCCGATGAGCGTATACGACAACATCGCCTACGGTCCTCGTGTCCACGGCGTCAAACGGCGCATCGTGCTCGATGAGATCGTGGAGCGGAGCCTGGTCGGCGCCGCGCTCTGGGACGAGGTGAAGGACCGCTTAAAAAAGCCGGCGCTCAGCCTGTCGGGCGGCCAGCAGCAGCGGCTGTGCATCGCCCGGGCGCTCGCGACCGGTCCGGAGGTGCTGCTGATGGACGAACCGACCTCCGCGCTCGACCCTATCTCCACGCTGCGGATCGAGGAACTGATGGCGCAGCTCAAGCAGCACTACAGCATCGTCATCGTCACGCACAACATGCAGCAGGCCGCGCGCATCTCCGACTATACCGCGTTCTTCCTGCTCGGGGAACTGATCGAGTGCGACAGGACCGACCGCATGTTCGCGAGCCCCCGGGATAAGAGGACCGAGGACTACATCACCGGCCGGTTCGGATAAGACATATGCTGACATAGGGCCGACATAGCTTGGACATCTGTGAGGAGGGGGCGCGGTGGTGCGATCACACTATGAACACGAACTCGAACACCTGCATGTGGAGATCATCAAGATGGGGAGCCTGATCGAGAGCGCGATTGAGGACTCCGCGCGGGCCTTTACGAGCCATGACCTGGCGCTCTGCGAACGGATCATCCGCCGGGACCAGACCATCGACGAGCTGGAGAAGGCGATCGAGTCCCGCTGCCTGTGGCTGATCGCCCGCGAACAGCCCGTCGCTTCCGACCTGCGGAAGATCACCACCGCGCTCAAGATGATCACGGACATGGAACGTATCGGCGACAACGCCGCCGACATCGCGGAACTGACGATGCGGATCGCCGAAAAAAACGTCTTTTCAGATTCCGGGCACATCCCGCAGATGGCGGGCGCCGCCGTGTCGATGGTGCGCG is drawn from Oscillospiraceae bacterium and contains these coding sequences:
- the pstA gene encoding phosphate ABC transporter permease PstA, whose amino-acid sequence is MTVESAGIGPIAVKKRRGGEKALYGLIYLLSAGILVMVLYFVVYILIRGVPTVTPAFLTTAPNPIEKTVGIFPSLVNTLYIILFSLLISVPFGVGGAIYLNEYAKHRRLTSLIEFAAGILSGVPSILYGIFGYVFFCVLLNLKVSLLAGVLTLTIMVLPIILRTTQEALRAVPVSYREGALGLAAAKWHMIRTLLLPCSLRGVLAGVILSIGRMVSESAALLLVAGGSAMYMPTGSLFDQLASSGSTLSVELYRYAYARGDNETAFGIAAVLLLIVITLNILTRLIAKHLTVSTS
- the pstB gene encoding phosphate ABC transporter ATP-binding protein PstB, coding for MLIVVREMSEMTMGDVRTGRVRIGDVRAKDVRAAGAQTGDVRTEGAQAADVRLYTKDLHLYYGDVHALKGIDMEVRGHHVTALIGPSGCGKSTCLKTLNRMNDVVPKVRITGSVVLDGEDVYGKAVDVTVLRRKVGMVFQAPNPFPMSVYDNIAYGPRVHGVKRRIVLDEIVERSLVGAALWDEVKDRLKKPALSLSGGQQQRLCIARALATGPEVLLMDEPTSALDPISTLRIEELMAQLKQHYSIVIVTHNMQQAARISDYTAFFLLGELIECDRTDRMFASPRDKRTEDYITGRFG
- the phoU gene encoding phosphate signaling complex protein PhoU codes for the protein MVRSHYEHELEHLHVEIIKMGSLIESAIEDSARAFTSHDLALCERIIRRDQTIDELEKAIESRCLWLIAREQPVASDLRKITTALKMITDMERIGDNAADIAELTMRIAEKNVFSDSGHIPQMAGAAVSMVRDAVSSYVHTDLVLARETQRRDDEVDEYFNLIKRELVHIFSADGDNIDSAIDLLLIAKYLERIADHAVNICEWVEFSVTGTHKSAQIF